A window of the Bdellovibrionales bacterium genome harbors these coding sequences:
- a CDS encoding efflux RND transporter periplasmic adaptor subunit → MSTVTNTAKKSKKKLLWGILILVLAGGGWGYYAYNKKKNEAVTYKYLPVKRGDLEVTILATGTVQPENRLEIKAPVAGRMDNIYVREGEKVRKGQIIASMSSTERAAMLDAARAKGAEEYKTWSELYLPTPIMAPISGTIILRNVEPGQTFTTTDAIFTMSDRLTVKAQVDETDISKVKLKQEAQIVLDAYPDKKIKAQADQIAFDSKTVNSVTTYIVDVLPSETPEYMRSGMTANVTFFVESKKNILLVPNEALKVERGQTVVMVKSPEGQPQTRDVQIGTSDGKHSEVLDGLDEGDVAMVPEVKLSREKKGTNPFSPMGGARPPGSRGGR, encoded by the coding sequence ATGAGCACCGTGACTAATACTGCGAAAAAATCTAAAAAGAAACTCCTCTGGGGAATTTTGATTCTCGTGTTGGCTGGCGGCGGCTGGGGCTACTACGCTTACAACAAAAAGAAGAACGAAGCTGTGACTTACAAGTATTTACCGGTGAAGCGCGGCGACTTAGAAGTCACCATTCTTGCAACAGGAACCGTTCAACCGGAAAACCGTCTTGAAATTAAGGCTCCGGTTGCTGGCCGCATGGATAATATTTATGTCCGTGAAGGCGAGAAGGTTCGTAAGGGTCAGATCATTGCTTCGATGAGCTCAACAGAGCGTGCGGCGATGCTGGATGCCGCTCGTGCCAAAGGGGCTGAAGAATATAAAACTTGGTCTGAGCTTTATTTACCGACGCCGATCATGGCACCGATCTCGGGCACCATCATCCTTCGCAACGTCGAGCCCGGTCAGACATTCACAACAACGGATGCGATTTTCACGATGTCCGACCGCCTGACTGTGAAAGCGCAGGTCGATGAAACGGATATTTCAAAAGTGAAATTGAAACAAGAAGCACAAATCGTACTTGATGCTTATCCTGATAAGAAAATCAAAGCACAAGCTGATCAGATTGCGTTTGACTCAAAAACTGTGAATAGTGTGACAACTTATATCGTCGATGTGTTGCCGTCTGAAACTCCGGAATATATGCGCAGCGGGATGACGGCCAATGTAACCTTCTTTGTAGAGTCGAAGAAGAACATCCTGTTGGTTCCCAATGAAGCTCTTAAGGTCGAGCGTGGACAAACCGTGGTGATGGTGAAGAGTCCTGAGGGGCAGCCCCAAACCCGCGATGTGCAAATTGGCACCTCCGATGGAAAGCATAGCGAAGTCCTGGATGGTCTTGATGAAGGCGATGTCGCGATGGTTCCTGAGGTGAAACTCAGCCGCGAGAAAAAAGGCACTAATCCGTTTTCGCCGATGGGTGGAGCTCGTCCTCCGGGATCGCGCGGGGGTCGATAG
- a CDS encoding CoA transferase subunit A, which translates to MSKSKVYADAKSALEGIKDGMTLIVGGFGLCGIPENSIQALKELGVKGLTCVSNNAGVDDFGLGILLHSHQIKKMISSYVGENATFEKQFMNGELELEFCPQGTLAERMRAGGAGIAGFYTPTGVGTLVAEGKEIKNFDGRDYVLERGIVGDFALVKAWKGDKFGNLVFRKTARNFNPMAATAGKITVAEVEELVEVGELDPDQVHTPGVYVQRIFQGKGYEKRIEQKTVRKG; encoded by the coding sequence ATGTCTAAGAGTAAAGTTTACGCTGACGCCAAGTCAGCCCTTGAAGGCATCAAAGACGGCATGACCCTCATCGTTGGGGGTTTTGGTCTTTGCGGTATTCCTGAGAACAGCATCCAAGCCTTAAAAGAGCTTGGAGTTAAAGGCCTCACTTGCGTTTCTAACAACGCCGGTGTGGATGATTTCGGTTTGGGCATCTTGCTTCACTCTCACCAAATCAAGAAAATGATTTCTTCTTACGTCGGTGAAAACGCGACGTTTGAAAAACAATTCATGAACGGCGAGTTGGAACTTGAATTCTGCCCCCAAGGCACACTGGCTGAGCGCATGCGCGCCGGTGGCGCCGGTATTGCCGGCTTCTACACTCCAACGGGAGTGGGCACTTTGGTTGCTGAAGGCAAAGAGATTAAAAACTTTGATGGCCGCGATTATGTGCTTGAGCGCGGAATCGTGGGCGACTTTGCTCTAGTCAAAGCCTGGAAGGGTGATAAATTCGGAAACTTAGTTTTCAGAAAAACCGCTCGTAACTTTAACCCGATGGCGGCGACCGCAGGCAAAATCACAGTCGCTGAAGTTGAAGAACTTGTTGAAGTGGGTGAACTCGATCCAGATCAAGTTCACACTCCAGGCGTTTACGTTCAGCGCATTTTCCAAGGAAAAGGTTATGAAAAACGCATAGAACAAAAGACTGTGAGAAAGGGTTAA
- a CDS encoding TolC family protein yields MITYFGTPLLVLSLFASSVFGADKSLSWSELVTKTKENNEELLSSQRSLQSSEYSVKGSYYNYMPQVSASASASRGSTADDYGVALTATQNVFSGFSDAGKVAQNKANYDLARASLQTTQAKVSYDLKSAVADLVYAQNYVKLAKGIIDRRELNLKMVQLRFDGGRENKGSLLLSKAYLEDARLDYLQATQDLSVAQSRIAKILGEEDMNNYILNGKVPVTVPPETNPDFQKLVLDTPVYKSAMAQEDISKASVTQSEAGFYPSLNLSATTGKSGTSWYPDQDRWSVGASISMPIFNGGRDYFSTRSSLESLKASTLTRSSTLKDQLVKLKDTYVSYVQAVQKLKVDGAYVEAAEAREKISRQKYNNGLSTFDDWDLIESDLIKRQKSLLQSERDRIVSEAAWEQVQGKGVLQ; encoded by the coding sequence ATGATCACGTATTTTGGCACCCCTCTCTTAGTCTTGAGTCTTTTTGCATCTTCAGTTTTTGGCGCTGACAAGAGCCTCTCTTGGTCTGAGCTCGTCACCAAAACCAAAGAAAACAATGAAGAGCTGCTCTCTTCGCAGAGAAGTTTGCAATCGTCTGAGTATTCTGTGAAGGGTTCTTACTATAATTACATGCCACAAGTGAGTGCTTCGGCTTCTGCAAGCCGAGGTAGCACTGCCGATGATTACGGTGTTGCACTGACAGCAACACAAAACGTATTCTCGGGATTTTCTGATGCCGGTAAAGTGGCTCAGAATAAGGCGAACTATGATCTTGCCAGAGCGTCGCTGCAGACGACCCAAGCAAAGGTCAGCTATGACCTTAAATCGGCCGTTGCCGACCTCGTCTATGCGCAAAACTATGTGAAACTCGCAAAAGGCATTATTGATCGCCGCGAACTGAATCTCAAAATGGTACAGCTTCGTTTCGACGGCGGACGGGAAAACAAAGGCTCATTGCTTCTTTCAAAAGCCTATTTGGAAGACGCGCGCTTGGATTATCTGCAAGCCACTCAGGATCTTTCCGTGGCGCAGTCTCGGATTGCGAAGATTCTCGGCGAAGAGGACATGAACAATTATATTCTTAATGGCAAGGTGCCGGTGACAGTGCCGCCTGAGACAAATCCTGATTTTCAAAAGCTTGTTTTGGACACGCCAGTGTATAAATCCGCGATGGCTCAAGAGGATATTTCAAAGGCCAGCGTGACTCAGTCAGAGGCCGGCTTTTATCCTTCTTTGAACTTGTCGGCGACGACGGGTAAGTCGGGGACAAGCTGGTATCCGGATCAAGATCGTTGGTCAGTGGGAGCGTCTATCAGTATGCCGATCTTTAACGGCGGCCGAGATTATTTTTCGACCCGGAGTTCGCTCGAGTCTTTAAAGGCCAGCACGCTGACAAGAAGTAGCACTCTCAAAGATCAGCTCGTGAAGTTGAAAGACACGTATGTGTCATATGTTCAGGCTGTGCAAAAGCTCAAAGTAGATGGAGCCTACGTTGAAGCTGCGGAAGCACGCGAAAAAATTTCGCGTCAGAAGTACAATAACGGTCTTTCTACTTTTGATGACTGGGATTTGATCGAGAGCGATCTGATTAAGCGCCAGAAGAGCTTGCTGCAGAGCGAGCGCGATCGCATAGTTTCTGAAGCCGCATGGGAGCAAGTTCAGGGTAAGGGAGTTTTGCAATGA
- a CDS encoding cyclic nucleotide-binding domain-containing protein — protein sequence MADGKKVAKDTYLFREGDAPDAMYIVKSGMLAVTKTKGTSEVVLAEIGPGSMVGEMAIFDKKPRSANVKAMKDSEVISLPYEGLNSQMDSLPVWVKAIMRTMNENLREANKKIKMLENPAGQEEDRFPPHTVTKLLSLINLVGHKYGKPEEGGVSVPAGVLRRYTIQVFQEATNKMNSMTAALKTLGYMTIEDLGEGRQKMINLQPDYLFEFVDWYTEWLFSSDKEKISLRDDECKIMDGILHFAAKVQPDAKGFHKVNVNDIQNESMKDLGRLIRVEELNPAIEKKLVSEKIMEESGIFISVNPAEVSKMVKNWGLINNLKKHLR from the coding sequence GTGGCTGACGGCAAAAAAGTCGCAAAAGATACTTACTTATTCCGCGAAGGAGATGCGCCGGATGCGATGTATATCGTAAAATCCGGGATGTTAGCCGTCACAAAAACCAAGGGAACCTCTGAAGTCGTTCTTGCCGAAATCGGCCCGGGCTCCATGGTTGGAGAAATGGCGATCTTTGACAAAAAACCTCGCAGCGCGAATGTCAAAGCGATGAAGGACTCTGAAGTTATTTCTCTTCCTTACGAAGGCCTCAACTCCCAAATGGATTCACTGCCAGTTTGGGTCAAAGCGATCATGAGAACCATGAACGAAAACCTGCGCGAGGCCAATAAGAAAATCAAAATGCTTGAGAACCCCGCGGGCCAAGAAGAAGACCGCTTCCCGCCTCACACAGTGACGAAGCTTTTGTCTCTGATCAATCTTGTTGGACACAAATATGGCAAACCCGAAGAAGGCGGCGTTTCGGTTCCAGCGGGTGTGTTGCGCCGATATACGATTCAGGTTTTCCAAGAAGCTACGAACAAAATGAACAGCATGACAGCGGCTTTGAAAACTCTCGGCTATATGACGATTGAAGATCTCGGCGAAGGCCGCCAGAAGATGATCAATCTTCAGCCGGATTACTTGTTTGAGTTCGTTGACTGGTACACAGAATGGCTCTTTAGCTCTGACAAAGAGAAGATTTCCCTCAGAGATGACGAGTGCAAAATCATGGATGGCATCCTTCACTTTGCCGCAAAAGTTCAGCCGGATGCCAAAGGCTTTCACAAAGTGAATGTAAACGATATTCAAAATGAATCCATGAAGGATCTTGGCCGCTTGATCCGTGTTGAAGAACTCAATCCGGCCATCGAAAAGAAACTCGTATCAGAAAAAATCATGGAAGAGTCCGGCATTTTTATTAGCGTGAACCCGGCGGAAGTTTCAAAAATGGTGAAAAACTGGGGCCTCATTAATAATCTGAAAAAACATCTTCGCTAG
- a CDS encoding thiolase family protein, translating to MENVVIVSAVRTPVASFQGALSSLPAPKLGATAIKEALNRAQVSPDEIDECIMGEVLTAGVGQAPARQAALFAGLKNSTPCMTINKVCGSGLKALMLAADSLQLGHTKIAVAGGQENMSMAPHLLENSRAGYRMGPATIVDSMIKDGLWDPYNNFHMGSAAEICVKENHFTREQQDAFAIDSYKKAQAAINSGAFKNEIAPVTIESKKGAVTVDKDEEPFNTNFDKIPGLRPAFEKDGTITAANASKINDGAAAMVLMTESTAKARGAKPLAKIVAQATFAQDPKYFTTAPVGAIKKALQNANLKIADIDLWEINEAFAVVTQVAMKELEIPAEKVNVYGGAVAIGHPIGASGARIMTTLIHALHSKNKRYGLATLCIGGGEAVAVIVEKV from the coding sequence ATGGAAAACGTTGTGATTGTTAGCGCCGTGCGTACACCGGTGGCCTCTTTTCAAGGAGCTTTGAGCTCTCTACCTGCCCCAAAATTGGGCGCAACTGCCATCAAGGAAGCATTGAACCGCGCTCAAGTTTCTCCAGACGAAATCGATGAGTGCATCATGGGTGAAGTTCTGACTGCAGGTGTTGGTCAAGCTCCGGCTCGCCAAGCAGCTCTATTTGCAGGTCTTAAAAATTCTACTCCCTGCATGACAATCAATAAAGTTTGCGGCTCTGGCCTTAAAGCTCTGATGCTTGCAGCGGACTCTTTGCAACTCGGTCACACAAAAATTGCGGTTGCCGGCGGCCAAGAAAACATGTCGATGGCTCCGCACTTGCTTGAAAATTCTCGTGCAGGCTACCGCATGGGTCCAGCAACGATTGTTGATTCTATGATCAAAGATGGTCTCTGGGATCCATACAACAACTTCCATATGGGCTCTGCAGCTGAAATCTGCGTAAAAGAAAATCACTTCACCCGTGAGCAACAAGATGCTTTTGCAATTGATTCTTACAAAAAAGCCCAAGCGGCAATCAACTCTGGTGCTTTCAAAAACGAAATCGCGCCAGTAACGATCGAATCTAAAAAAGGTGCTGTCACTGTTGATAAAGACGAAGAACCGTTTAACACGAATTTCGACAAAATCCCTGGTCTTCGCCCGGCTTTTGAAAAAGACGGTACGATCACAGCGGCGAACGCGTCTAAAATCAACGACGGTGCTGCCGCAATGGTTTTGATGACTGAAAGCACAGCAAAAGCCCGTGGCGCAAAACCTTTGGCAAAAATCGTTGCCCAAGCGACTTTCGCTCAAGATCCTAAGTACTTCACAACAGCCCCTGTCGGCGCGATCAAAAAAGCATTGCAAAATGCAAACTTGAAAATCGCGGACATCGATCTTTGGGAGATCAACGAAGCATTCGCTGTGGTTACGCAAGTTGCAATGAAAGAACTTGAAATCCCAGCTGAGAAGGTCAACGTTTACGGTGGCGCAGTTGCCATCGGTCACCCGATCGGCGCCAGCGGCGCTCGTATCATGACAACGTTGATTCACGCTCTTCACTCTAAAAACAAACGCTACGGTCTTGCTACTTTGTGCATCGGCGGCGGTGAAGCAGTCGCTGTGATCGTTGAGAAAGTGTAA
- a CDS encoding CoA transferase subunit B has translation MPLNRDQIAQRIAQEVEDGYTVNLGIGIPTLVANFIPPTKSVMLQSENGLLGMGPFPLEKDIDPDLINAGKQTVTALKGASFFSSADSFAMIRGGHVDLTVLGAMEVDQNGSIANWMVPGKMIKGMGGAMDLVAGAKNVIVAMQHTDKEGNSKLRTKCTLPLTGVNCIKKIVSDFGVIDVTPNGFVLREYAPDLTPEKVVAATEGKMTVAPDCKPMKF, from the coding sequence ATGCCTTTAAATCGTGATCAAATCGCTCAGCGAATCGCACAAGAAGTTGAAGACGGCTATACCGTCAATTTGGGTATCGGCATCCCGACATTGGTAGCGAACTTTATTCCGCCAACAAAATCCGTTATGTTACAGAGCGAAAACGGTCTTCTCGGCATGGGTCCCTTCCCGCTCGAGAAAGACATCGATCCAGATCTTATCAACGCCGGCAAACAAACTGTGACAGCACTGAAGGGCGCAAGCTTCTTTAGTTCTGCGGATAGCTTTGCGATGATTCGCGGAGGCCATGTCGATCTCACTGTTTTGGGGGCGATGGAAGTGGATCAAAACGGCAGCATCGCCAACTGGATGGTTCCAGGTAAAATGATCAAAGGCATGGGCGGCGCGATGGATCTCGTCGCCGGTGCTAAAAACGTGATTGTGGCAATGCAACACACGGACAAAGAAGGTAATTCAAAACTTCGCACGAAGTGCACATTACCTCTGACGGGTGTGAACTGTATTAAGAAAATCGTTTCTGATTTCGGCGTGATTGATGTCACTCCGAACGGTTTCGTTCTTCGTGAGTACGCACCGGATTTGACTCCAGAGAAAGTTGTCGCTGCCACTGAAGGCAAGATGACAGTCGCTCCGGACTGCAAACCGATGAAGTTCTAA